Part of the Micromonospora inyonensis genome, CGCAGGACGGCGATGTTGCCGCTGGCGTCCACGCCGTTGAGCAGTTCGCGCAGCAGCCGGACCAGCCGGGTCGGCGCGGTCTCCGCGTCACGCAGCGGCCGGTGGCCGTCCTCGGGGATCAGGTAGACGCCTCGGCCGTCGCCGCCGCGCACGGTCACCGCGCCCAGTTCCTTCAGGTCCCGCGACAGGGTGGCCTGGGTGACCTGGACGCCGTCGGCGGCCAGCCGGTCGGCCAGCTCGGTCTGCGAGTGGACGGCGGTGTCGCGGATCAGCTCGACGATGCGGGCGTGCCGGGCGGTACGGGTCGACGGGGCGGTCATGACGGGGGTGCCTCCAGGAGAAACGTCAGCAGCGCCTTCTGGGCGTGCAGGCGATTCTCCGCCTGGTCGAAGACCGCGCTCTGCGGGCCGTCGAGCACCTC contains:
- a CDS encoding arginine repressor, whose protein sequence is MTAPSTRTARHARIVELIRDTAVHSQTELADRLAADGVQVTQATLSRDLKELGAVTVRGGDGRGVYLIPEDGHRPLRDAETAPTRLVRLLRELLNGVDASGNIAVLRTPPGAAHYLASALDRAGLPEVVGTIAGDDTILVVAREGTGGAALGEKLSAWSRREENVEGSTTS